A section of the Mesobacillus jeotgali genome encodes:
- the yfmH gene encoding EF-P 5-aminopentanol modification-associated protein YfmH: MEKITFEQLQEEMFYEKLENGLDVYILPKKGFNKTYATFTTKYGSIDNHFLPPGKDDHVKVPDGIAHFLEHKLFEKEDGDVFQQFSKQGASANAFTSFTRTAYLFSSTSNVNKNLETLIDFVQEPYFTEKTVEKEKGIIGQEITMYDDNPDWRLYFGLIQNMYKNHPVSIDIAGTIESISHITKDMLYECYETFYHPSNMLLFVVGPINADEIMGLIKENQSNKDYKNKPEIQRKFDVEPAGAAEKKQVLKMNVQTSKCLVGVKAANPTESGRDMLKNELSINVMLDILFGKSSENYTELYGSGLIDDTFSYDYTQEQGFGFAMVGGDTNEPDVLAAKLETMLMDAKSGQGLTAEHLERTKKKKIGAFLRAVNSPEYIANQFTRYAFNDMDLFEVVPVLESLTLDDLKQAASRFISEDRFTVCQVVPKGK; this comes from the coding sequence ATGGAGAAAATCACTTTTGAACAGCTGCAGGAGGAAATGTTTTACGAAAAGCTGGAGAACGGACTGGATGTATATATTCTCCCGAAAAAAGGATTTAACAAAACATATGCTACTTTCACGACAAAATATGGTTCGATTGATAACCACTTCCTTCCTCCTGGAAAGGATGATCATGTTAAGGTACCAGATGGCATCGCCCACTTCCTTGAGCATAAGTTGTTCGAAAAGGAAGATGGTGATGTATTCCAGCAATTCAGCAAGCAGGGTGCTTCTGCAAATGCTTTCACCTCCTTCACCAGGACAGCATATTTATTCTCCAGTACATCCAATGTGAATAAAAACCTGGAAACATTGATCGACTTTGTTCAGGAACCGTACTTTACCGAGAAAACGGTTGAAAAGGAAAAGGGTATCATCGGTCAGGAGATCACCATGTATGATGATAATCCGGACTGGAGACTCTATTTTGGTCTTATACAGAATATGTATAAAAACCACCCTGTTAGTATTGATATTGCTGGCACAATCGAATCAATCTCCCATATAACGAAAGATATGCTGTACGAATGCTATGAAACCTTTTACCATCCAAGTAATATGCTGTTGTTCGTAGTCGGTCCGATCAACGCCGATGAAATTATGGGCTTGATAAAAGAAAATCAGAGCAATAAAGATTATAAAAACAAGCCGGAAATTCAACGCAAATTCGATGTGGAACCAGCTGGCGCCGCAGAAAAGAAACAAGTTCTTAAAATGAATGTACAGACATCCAAATGTCTGGTTGGAGTTAAGGCGGCGAATCCAACCGAATCTGGCAGGGATATGCTGAAAAATGAGCTTTCGATCAATGTAATGCTTGATATTCTATTTGGTAAAAGCTCTGAGAACTACACTGAACTATATGGTTCAGGCCTGATTGATGATACGTTTTCCTATGACTATACACAGGAGCAGGGTTTTGGATTCGCGATGGTTGGCGGGGATACAAATGAACCCGATGTCCTTGCCGCTAAACTGGAAACGATGCTGATGGATGCGAAATCGGGTCAAGGACTGACAGCTGAGCATCTTGAAAGAACAAAAAAGAAAAAAATCGGGGCATTCTTAAGGGCGGTCAATTCACCTGAATATATAGCCAATCAATTCACTCGTTACGCTTTTAATGATATGGATTTGTTCGAAGTCGTGCCGGTCCTCGAGAGTCTGACTCTGGATGACTTGAAGCAGGCTGCCAGCCGTTTCATATCCGAAGACCGATTTACTGTCTGCCAGGTAGTGCCTAAGGGGAAGTAA
- the ymfI gene encoding elongation factor P 5-aminopentanone reductase: MKKFALVTGASGAIGMAISKRLASVGYSLYLHYHQNDRGIGELLEEIDTYGGEYIPVRANLASKTGYLELADQIFSIDAIVHNAGNALYGLLEDITEDQAESLIQIHITSPLLLTKKLIPKLLQKGQGNIVIVSSIWGQTGASYEVAYSTVKGAQLSFAKALSKELAPSKIRVNAVAPGVIETPMVEGFSLEELEAIAAEVPAGRLGHPEEVASGVEFLLSEKSSYITGQVLAINGGWLT, from the coding sequence ATGAAAAAATTCGCACTCGTAACCGGAGCAAGTGGAGCAATTGGCATGGCAATATCCAAAAGGCTGGCATCCGTCGGTTATTCACTATATCTTCATTACCATCAGAACGATAGAGGGATTGGCGAACTCCTTGAAGAAATTGACACCTATGGAGGTGAATATATACCGGTCAGGGCTAATTTAGCTTCAAAGACTGGGTACCTGGAGTTAGCTGACCAGATTTTTTCCATTGATGCCATCGTACATAATGCTGGCAATGCTTTATACGGTTTGCTTGAGGACATAACTGAAGATCAGGCAGAATCCCTGATACAAATACATATCACTTCTCCTCTTCTTTTAACAAAAAAGCTTATACCTAAATTGCTCCAAAAAGGACAGGGGAATATAGTAATCGTGTCATCGATCTGGGGCCAAACAGGAGCATCTTACGAGGTGGCTTACTCCACGGTGAAAGGAGCACAGCTGTCATTTGCAAAAGCACTCAGCAAAGAACTGGCACCCTCAAAAATAAGAGTGAATGCAGTAGCCCCGGGAGTGATCGAAACCCCGATGGTTGAAGGGTTTTCACTTGAGGAACTTGAAGCTATTGCTGCGGAGGTTCCAGCAGGACGTCTAGGGCATCCTGAGGAAGTGGCCAGCGGTGTAGAATTCCTTTTATCTGAAAAATCTTCCTATATTACCGGACAGGTATTGGCAATCAACGGCGGATGGTTAACCTGA
- a CDS encoding DUF3243 domain-containing protein, with amino-acid sequence MSVLDNWNQWKDFLGDRLNQAQDQGMNKEVMGDLAYQIGDYLAKNVDPKNEQERVLADLWSVASPDEQHAIATMMVKLVHNNGTR; translated from the coding sequence ATGTCCGTATTGGATAATTGGAATCAGTGGAAAGACTTCCTGGGAGACCGTCTTAATCAGGCGCAGGATCAGGGAATGAATAAAGAAGTGATGGGTGATCTTGCCTATCAGATCGGGGACTATCTTGCCAAGAATGTCGACCCAAAGAACGAACAGGAAAGAGTCCTTGCAGATCTTTGGTCAGTAGCAAGTCCTGACGAGCAGCATGCCATTGCTACAATGATGGTAAAGCTGGTTCATAACAACGGAACAAGATAA
- a CDS encoding DUF3388 domain-containing protein: protein MEKKEWYLEYEIVINRPGLLGDISSLLGMLSINIVTINGVDEGRRGLLILAKDDDQIERLESILNTMDTIRVIKIREPKLRDRMAVRHGRYIQRDADDKKTFRFVRDELGLLVDFMAELFKMEGHKLIGIRGMPRVGKTESVVASSVCANKRWLFVSSTLLKQTIRNQLIEDEYNADNLFIIDGIVSTRRANEKHWQLVREIMRLPAIKVVEHPDIFVQNTEYTIDDFDYIIELRNNPDEEIIYDMVQKNHMFTDSDFGGFDF, encoded by the coding sequence ATGGAGAAGAAAGAATGGTACTTGGAATATGAAATTGTGATTAACCGTCCAGGACTGCTAGGTGATATTTCCTCTTTGCTTGGGATGCTGTCGATTAACATAGTTACGATCAATGGGGTGGATGAAGGAAGACGAGGCCTCTTGATCCTTGCAAAAGATGATGATCAAATTGAGAGGTTAGAGTCAATTTTAAATACAATGGATACAATAAGGGTAATAAAGATAAGGGAGCCTAAGCTGCGTGACCGGATGGCAGTCAGACATGGCAGATACATACAGCGTGACGCCGATGATAAAAAAACATTCCGCTTCGTAAGGGATGAACTTGGACTGCTTGTGGATTTTATGGCAGAATTGTTTAAGATGGAGGGCCATAAACTGATTGGGATACGCGGAATGCCCCGGGTAGGCAAGACAGAATCTGTTGTGGCATCAAGTGTCTGTGCCAATAAAAGGTGGCTTTTTGTATCCTCAACATTATTGAAACAGACAATACGCAATCAGCTCATTGAGGATGAGTATAATGCAGATAACTTATTTATCATTGACGGTATTGTTTCCACTCGGAGGGCAAATGAAAAGCACTGGCAGCTTGTCAGGGAAATCATGCGTCTGCCTGCGATAAAGGTAGTTGAACATCCGGATATTTTTGTCCAGAATACGGAATATACAATAGATGATTTTGATTATATTATCGAATTGAGAAATAATCCTGATGAAGAAATCATTTATGATATGGTCCAGAAGAATCACATGTTTACTGATTCTGATTTTGGGGGATTTGATTTTTAA
- a CDS encoding helix-turn-helix domain-containing protein has product MSELGIILKEAREAKGLSLDELQSITKIQKRYLLGIEEGNYSMMPGKFYVRAFIKQYAEAVGLDPDQLFEQHKSEIPSTYNEELPEQLSRVQSRKSFSPETSKVLDVLPKILIGIFIIGAIALVWYLIVQNAGDEAKEPATTGKETKVEEPAEIQDESVDEDGNGSGDSADKEPAEEEAEPETPAQELTVASSSGSNTVYELKNTDKFVIKIVSLGQTWVGLSNGSKTIFQETLVKGKNESRTEDLTNEAQAVINVGRAPETEIYVNDQKVEYKVPPEEDMTQLITIKYVK; this is encoded by the coding sequence GTGTCTGAGTTAGGAATTATTTTAAAGGAAGCCCGTGAAGCAAAAGGCCTCAGCCTGGACGAACTTCAGTCCATCACGAAAATACAAAAACGCTATCTGCTTGGCATTGAAGAAGGAAACTATTCTATGATGCCCGGAAAGTTCTATGTGCGGGCATTTATAAAACAGTATGCCGAGGCAGTCGGACTTGATCCAGATCAGCTATTTGAACAGCATAAATCCGAAATTCCATCTACATACAACGAAGAGCTGCCAGAACAGCTGTCCCGCGTACAGTCAAGAAAGAGTTTTTCGCCTGAAACTTCGAAAGTCCTGGACGTACTTCCAAAGATATTGATTGGAATCTTCATTATTGGCGCCATAGCTCTGGTTTGGTATCTGATTGTCCAAAATGCGGGGGATGAAGCAAAAGAGCCGGCAACGACAGGCAAGGAAACAAAGGTTGAAGAACCTGCAGAGATTCAAGATGAGTCCGTTGATGAAGATGGCAATGGATCCGGGGATTCGGCTGATAAAGAACCTGCCGAAGAAGAAGCAGAACCTGAAACTCCTGCACAGGAGCTTACTGTCGCATCCAGCAGTGGCAGCAATACAGTGTACGAACTGAAGAATACCGATAAATTTGTCATTAAGATCGTTTCCCTGGGACAAACCTGGGTTGGACTTTCTAATGGTTCCAAAACAATCTTCCAGGAAACGCTGGTTAAAGGCAAAAATGAAAGTCGTACGGAAGACTTGACCAACGAAGCACAGGCAGTCATCAATGTAGGCCGGGCACCAGAAACAGAAATTTATGTAAACGACCAAAAGGTTGAGTATAAAGTTCCACCTGAAGAAGATATGACCCAGTTAATTACCATTAAGTATGTAAAATAG
- the pgsA gene encoding CDP-diacylglycerol--glycerol-3-phosphate 3-phosphatidyltransferase: MNLPNKITVSRILLIPLFMIVMIVPFSWGEISLLGTTMPVTHLVGALIYIFASVTDWVDGYLARKHNLVTNLGKFLDPLADKLLVSSALIVLVGLGYAPAWIVIIIISREFAVTGLRLLLAGGGEVVAAKMPGKIKMWAQTVAISALLLHNIIFEAFSIPFADIALWVAMFFTIWSGWDYFAKNKQVFSNSK; encoded by the coding sequence ATGAACTTGCCAAATAAAATTACGGTTTCACGGATTTTATTGATTCCGTTATTCATGATCGTGATGATCGTTCCATTTTCCTGGGGTGAAATTTCCCTGCTTGGAACAACAATGCCGGTCACACATTTAGTAGGAGCGTTGATTTATATTTTCGCTTCTGTAACAGACTGGGTTGATGGATATCTTGCACGAAAACACAATCTAGTTACCAATCTGGGGAAATTTCTTGACCCTCTTGCGGATAAACTGCTGGTGTCTTCGGCACTGATTGTTCTTGTTGGACTAGGGTATGCACCTGCATGGATTGTCATCATTATCATCAGCAGGGAATTTGCAGTAACGGGACTTCGTTTATTGCTCGCAGGAGGCGGTGAGGTAGTGGCTGCCAAAATGCCGGGCAAAATCAAAATGTGGGCACAAACGGTCGCAATATCTGCTTTGTTGCTTCATAACATTATTTTTGAAGCTTTCTCTATCCCGTTTGCGGATATCGCCTTGTGGGTGGCCATGTTCTTTACAATCTGGTCTGGATGGGATTACTTCGCTAAGAACAAACAAGTATTCAGTAATTCTAAATAG
- a CDS encoding competence/damage-inducible protein A — MNAEIIAVGSELLLGQIVNTNARFLSRQLAELGINVFYHTVVGDNPDRLKSAISIAQERAELIVFTGGLGPTKDDLTKDTIAGELGKKLVLDEEAMRSIELYFDKTKRVMTENNRKQALVIEGSVILKNENGMAPGMFLTTADHKYMLLPGPPSEMEPMFIKYGQEAIAGINGNQSRIESRVLRFFGIGEAALEAKIEDLIDQQSNPTIAPLAGDGEVTLRLTARADANSTAQTLIDKVEAEIMSRVGEFFYGYDETSLILELSKLLKSRNLTISAAESLTGGMFQQELTSVSGASSLFKGGIVCYSNEAKIGLVNVRPEIIENYGAVSKECAEELAVNISSIAKSDIGISFTGVAGPESLEGHQPGTVFIGVHIKGQPVHVEKLSLSGSRTAIRSRSVKFGCQLIINRLSATRK, encoded by the coding sequence ATGAATGCAGAAATAATTGCAGTTGGATCCGAATTGCTTCTCGGGCAAATTGTCAATACAAATGCCAGATTCCTTTCCAGGCAGCTTGCGGAATTAGGAATCAATGTATTCTATCATACAGTCGTCGGGGATAATCCCGATAGACTGAAAAGCGCAATCAGTATCGCGCAAGAGCGGGCAGAGCTGATTGTTTTTACAGGCGGCCTGGGGCCGACTAAAGATGACCTGACCAAAGACACAATTGCCGGGGAGCTCGGTAAGAAGCTGGTACTTGATGAAGAAGCGATGAGGTCGATCGAGCTTTATTTCGATAAAACGAAAAGGGTCATGACCGAGAATAACAGGAAGCAGGCACTTGTTATTGAGGGCTCTGTTATCCTTAAAAATGAAAATGGCATGGCTCCTGGCATGTTCCTTACAACTGCAGATCATAAGTATATGCTTTTGCCAGGCCCTCCTTCAGAAATGGAGCCTATGTTCATAAAATATGGACAGGAAGCCATTGCTGGAATAAATGGGAACCAGTCAAGAATTGAATCAAGGGTCCTGCGCTTCTTTGGAATCGGCGAGGCAGCACTTGAAGCAAAGATAGAGGATTTGATTGATCAGCAAAGCAACCCTACGATTGCCCCGCTTGCTGGCGACGGTGAAGTCACCTTGAGGCTGACGGCAAGAGCTGATGCTAACAGCACGGCCCAAACATTGATTGATAAAGTGGAAGCTGAAATCATGTCGCGAGTTGGCGAGTTTTTTTATGGTTACGATGAAACCTCGTTAATCTTGGAACTATCCAAACTATTGAAAAGCAGAAACCTGACGATTTCAGCAGCGGAAAGCCTCACGGGTGGAATGTTCCAGCAGGAATTGACTTCTGTTTCCGGTGCAAGCAGCCTATTCAAGGGCGGAATTGTCTGCTATTCCAATGAGGCTAAAATCGGACTCGTTAATGTCAGACCCGAAATAATAGAAAACTATGGGGCTGTCAGCAAGGAATGCGCAGAAGAGCTGGCAGTCAATATTTCGTCGATTGCCAAATCGGATATCGGCATCAGTTTCACCGGTGTCGCTGGCCCCGAAAGTCTGGAAGGCCATCAGCCAGGGACGGTTTTCATCGGCGTGCATATAAAGGGGCAGCCAGTACATGTGGAAAAACTAAGCCTGAGCGGGTCACGTACAGCAATCAGGAGCAGGTCAGTAAAATTTGGATGCCAGCTCATAATTAATAGATTATCAGCAACACGGAAGTGA
- the recA gene encoding recombinase RecA: protein MSDRQAALDMALKQIEKQFGKGSVMKLGEKTDTKISTSPSGSLALDVALGIGGYPRGRVIEIYGPESSGKTTVALHAIAEVQANGGQAAFIDAEHALDPVYAQKLGVNIDELLLSQPDTGEQALEIAEALVRSGAIDIIVIDSVAALVPKAEIEGEMGDSHVGLQARLMSQALRKLSGAINKSKTIAIFINQIREKVGVMFGNPETTPGGRALKFYSSVRLEVRRAETLKQGNDMVGNKTKIKVVKNKVAPPFRTAEVDIMYGEGISKEGEIIDMGSDLDIVDKSGSWYSYNGERLGQGRENAKLFLKENPSIRLEVQKKIRDHYGLDGEFTVTETDEDQEEFQLD, encoded by the coding sequence GTGAGTGATCGTCAAGCGGCGTTAGATATGGCATTAAAACAAATCGAAAAGCAATTTGGTAAAGGATCGGTCATGAAGTTGGGGGAGAAGACAGACACTAAGATTTCTACTTCTCCAAGTGGTTCTCTTGCACTGGATGTAGCGTTGGGAATAGGCGGCTATCCTCGCGGACGTGTTATTGAAATCTATGGACCTGAGAGTTCTGGTAAAACAACAGTTGCGCTTCATGCAATTGCAGAAGTGCAGGCTAATGGCGGCCAGGCAGCGTTCATTGACGCTGAACACGCGCTGGATCCTGTATATGCACAGAAACTCGGTGTAAACATTGACGAACTTCTTCTGTCACAGCCGGATACAGGAGAGCAGGCATTGGAAATTGCGGAAGCATTAGTGCGAAGCGGAGCAATCGATATCATCGTTATTGACTCCGTTGCAGCTCTTGTCCCTAAGGCAGAAATTGAGGGTGAGATGGGTGATTCCCACGTCGGTCTTCAGGCTCGATTGATGTCCCAGGCACTGCGTAAACTTTCCGGTGCTATCAACAAATCTAAGACTATCGCTATCTTCATTAACCAGATTCGTGAAAAAGTCGGTGTTATGTTCGGGAATCCTGAGACTACACCAGGCGGCCGTGCTTTGAAGTTCTATTCAAGTGTGCGTCTTGAAGTGCGCCGTGCTGAAACATTGAAGCAGGGAAATGATATGGTAGGTAACAAAACTAAGATTAAAGTTGTCAAGAACAAGGTTGCGCCTCCATTCCGTACAGCTGAAGTGGATATTATGTACGGCGAAGGGATTTCCAAAGAGGGTGAGATCATCGACATGGGTTCAGACCTTGATATCGTCGATAAGAGCGGTTCTTGGTATTCCTATAATGGTGAGCGTCTTGGACAGGGAAGGGAAAACGCCAAGCTGTTCCTTAAAGAAAACCCGTCCATCCGTCTTGAAGTCCAGAAAAAGATTCGTGACCACTACGGCCTTGATGGTGAGTTCACTGTAACTGAAACAGATGAAGACCAGGAAGAATTCCAATTGGATTAA
- the rny gene encoding ribonuclease Y produces the protein MDPIISIISILLGLFVGAVVGYFYRKSVAEAKIAGAKNAAEQIVEDAKREAEAMKKEALLEAKDENHRLRTEAEREIRERRNELQKQENRLLQKEENLDRKDDSLNKRENLLEKKDDALSKRQQHIEEMESKVDEMVRNQQAELERISGLTRDEAKSIILERTEQELAHDIALMIKENENRAKEESDKKAKEVLSLAIQRCAADHVAETTVSVVNLPNDEMKGRIIGREGRNIRTLETLTGIDLIIDDTPEAVILSGFDPIRRETARLALEKLVQDGRIHPARIEEMVEKARREVDEHIREVGEQTTFEVGVHGLHPDLIKILGRLKYRTSYGQNVLKHSMEVAQLSGLLAAELGEDETLARRAGLLHDIGKAIDHEVEGSHVEIGVELGTKYKEHPVVINSIASHHGDTEPTSIIAVLVAAADALSAARPGARSEALENYIRRLERLEEISESYEGVEKSFAIQAGREIRIMVRPDQIDDLQAHRLARDIRKKIEEELDYPGHIKVTVIRETRAVEYAK, from the coding sequence ATGGATCCAATTATTTCAATCATCTCCATTTTGCTTGGCCTATTCGTCGGTGCAGTTGTTGGCTATTTTTATCGTAAATCCGTTGCGGAAGCAAAAATTGCAGGTGCCAAAAACGCCGCAGAACAAATTGTTGAAGATGCGAAGCGTGAAGCAGAGGCTATGAAGAAGGAAGCCCTGCTGGAGGCTAAGGATGAAAATCACAGGCTGCGTACAGAAGCAGAGCGTGAGATTCGTGAACGAAGAAATGAACTGCAAAAACAAGAAAATCGTTTATTGCAAAAAGAGGAGAATCTTGATCGTAAAGATGATTCGTTGAACAAACGTGAAAATCTTTTAGAGAAAAAAGATGACGCTCTTTCCAAAAGACAACAGCATATTGAAGAGATGGAAAGCAAAGTGGACGAGATGGTACGAAATCAGCAGGCTGAACTGGAACGCATCTCGGGCTTAACGCGTGATGAGGCTAAATCCATCATTTTGGAGCGTACTGAGCAAGAACTTGCTCACGACATTGCACTAATGATTAAGGAAAACGAAAACAGGGCGAAAGAAGAATCCGATAAGAAAGCGAAAGAAGTACTTTCACTAGCCATTCAAAGGTGTGCGGCTGATCATGTCGCAGAAACGACTGTATCGGTTGTGAACCTTCCGAATGATGAAATGAAAGGCAGGATTATCGGACGTGAGGGACGGAATATCCGCACCCTGGAAACGTTGACGGGAATTGACCTCATAATTGATGATACTCCGGAAGCGGTTATCCTATCCGGATTTGATCCAATCAGACGTGAAACAGCCCGTTTAGCTCTTGAAAAGCTTGTCCAGGATGGACGTATTCACCCGGCTCGAATTGAGGAAATGGTTGAGAAAGCAAGACGTGAAGTAGATGAACATATTCGTGAGGTTGGGGAACAGACTACCTTCGAAGTGGGAGTACACGGGCTTCATCCAGACCTTATCAAAATTCTTGGCCGTTTGAAGTATCGTACAAGCTACGGACAGAATGTACTAAAACATTCTATGGAAGTAGCCCAATTGTCCGGATTGCTTGCTGCTGAGCTAGGTGAAGATGAAACATTGGCCCGCCGTGCAGGACTCCTGCATGATATCGGAAAGGCGATTGACCATGAAGTAGAAGGCAGCCACGTTGAAATCGGCGTTGAGCTGGGTACGAAATACAAGGAACATCCTGTTGTCATCAACAGTATTGCTTCCCACCATGGTGATACTGAGCCAACTTCGATCATCGCAGTACTTGTTGCAGCCGCTGACGCTTTATCAGCTGCAAGGCCAGGTGCCCGCAGCGAAGCGCTTGAAAACTATATCCGCCGTCTTGAAAGGCTGGAAGAGATTTCAGAATCCTATGAGGGAGTCGAGAAATCATTTGCCATTCAGGCGGGCAGGGAAATCAGGATCATGGTTAGACCTGATCAAATCGATGACTTGCAGGCACACCGCCTCGCTCGTGATATCCGCAAGAAAATCGAGGAAGAGCTCGATTATCCAGGACATATCAAAGTTACAGTCATTCGTGAAACTCGTGCAGTTGAATACGCGAAATAA
- a CDS encoding TIGR00282 family metallophosphoesterase, whose product MRILFVGDVVGSPGRDMVTEYLPKLKGKFRPTVTIINGENAASGKGITEKIYRQFLEQGAQAVTLGNHAWDNREIFEFIDGAKYLVRPANFPEEVPGKGIVYLKINQEELAIINLQGRTFLTPIDCPFKKADELIEEAQKRTSLIFVDFHAEATSEKQAMGWYLDGRVSAVVGTHTHVQTADDRILPSGTAYLTDVGMTGPYDGILGVEKEAVLRRFMTSLPTRFEVAKDGRNQLSAVLIDLDKKTGKAVKIQKVLINDDHPFYE is encoded by the coding sequence ATGAGGATTTTATTTGTAGGAGATGTAGTAGGTTCCCCGGGTCGTGATATGGTAACGGAATACCTGCCAAAGTTAAAGGGGAAATTTCGGCCGACAGTTACAATCATAAATGGTGAGAATGCTGCGAGCGGAAAAGGGATCACCGAAAAGATTTATCGACAGTTTCTTGAGCAGGGTGCACAGGCTGTAACCCTAGGCAACCATGCATGGGATAATCGTGAAATTTTTGAATTCATCGATGGAGCTAAATATTTGGTCAGGCCTGCTAATTTTCCTGAAGAAGTTCCTGGAAAAGGGATTGTTTATCTAAAAATCAACCAGGAAGAGCTGGCAATTATCAATTTACAGGGCCGCACCTTCTTAACGCCAATAGATTGCCCATTTAAAAAAGCGGATGAATTGATTGAGGAAGCCCAAAAGCGCACTTCCCTCATTTTTGTGGATTTTCATGCAGAGGCAACTAGCGAAAAGCAGGCTATGGGCTGGTACCTTGATGGGAGGGTTTCCGCTGTAGTCGGTACGCATACTCATGTACAGACAGCAGATGACAGAATACTGCCCTCTGGTACGGCATATTTGACCGATGTAGGCATGACTGGCCCGTATGATGGGATATTAGGAGTGGAAAAAGAAGCGGTGCTTAGAAGGTTCATGACAAGCCTTCCTACACGTTTCGAAGTAGCCAAGGATGGAAGGAACCAGCTTTCAGCAGTATTAATAGATTTGGATAAGAAGACTGGCAAAGCAGTAAAAATCCAAAAAGTCCTGATTAATGATGACCACCCCTTTTATGAATGA
- the spoVS gene encoding stage V sporulation protein SpoVS yields the protein MDILKVSAKSNPNSVAGALAGVLRERGGAEIQAIGAGALNQAVKAVAIARGFVAPSGVDLICIPAFTDILIDGEERTAIKLIVEPR from the coding sequence ATGGATATATTAAAAGTTTCAGCAAAATCTAATCCTAATTCTGTAGCTGGTGCGCTTGCTGGAGTGCTGCGCGAAAGAGGGGGCGCAGAAATTCAGGCAATTGGGGCGGGTGCATTGAATCAGGCCGTTAAGGCAGTAGCGATCGCAAGAGGGTTCGTAGCACCTAGCGGAGTTGATTTAATTTGTATCCCGGCATTTACCGATATCCTGATTGATGGCGAAGAGCGTACAGCCATCAAATTGATTGTTGAACCCCGCTAG
- a CDS encoding dipeptidase → MRGGIYLKIFDGHCDVLYKLFINPTLDFCQSAELQVNLERLNSSGTRVQLFAIYVPESVHPDLKFEAALRMVDLFYEKVLSPNPQMKLVTNRAEIGQLAENEIGALLTLEGCDAIGQDLLKLRTLLRLGVRSVGLTWNYANHVADGAMEERGAGLTKFGRQVVQLLNETKTACDVSHLSERGFWDVLEVAESVFASHSNSYVKCPHPRNLRDDQIKELIKRNSVIGITFVPEFLSGRKETASIDDVLRHLDHICSLGGENHVGFGSDFDGIEFTVKNLSGNEQYENLCNELQKYYTDIQVRKFLYENMAARLPLQSGLVQ, encoded by the coding sequence ATGCGGGGAGGAATTTATTTGAAAATCTTTGATGGACATTGTGATGTACTATATAAATTATTTATCAACCCGACACTTGATTTTTGCCAGTCAGCTGAATTGCAGGTTAACTTGGAAAGGCTAAATTCGTCAGGAACCAGAGTCCAATTGTTTGCAATTTATGTGCCGGAATCGGTTCATCCTGATTTAAAATTCGAAGCAGCTTTAAGGATGGTTGACTTGTTCTATGAAAAGGTCCTTTCGCCAAATCCTCAAATGAAGCTGGTGACAAACAGGGCGGAAATCGGGCAGCTTGCTGAAAATGAAATTGGTGCCTTACTAACTCTCGAGGGTTGTGATGCTATAGGACAGGATTTACTGAAATTGCGGACTTTGCTGCGACTTGGAGTCCGTTCGGTAGGATTGACCTGGAATTATGCGAATCATGTGGCAGACGGGGCGATGGAGGAACGGGGAGCTGGGCTTACAAAATTTGGCCGTCAGGTCGTCCAGCTGCTGAATGAAACAAAAACAGCGTGTGATGTCTCTCATCTATCAGAGCGGGGTTTCTGGGATGTTCTAGAAGTGGCAGAGAGCGTATTTGCCTCCCACTCAAACAGTTATGTGAAATGCCCGCATCCAAGGAATCTGAGGGATGATCAGATTAAAGAGCTGATCAAGCGGAATTCAGTCATTGGCATCACCTTTGTCCCGGAATTTTTATCAGGCAGAAAAGAAACAGCATCCATAGATGACGTTCTTCGCCACCTTGATCATATCTGTTCTCTAGGTGGAGAGAATCATGTTGGCTTTGGCTCGGATTTTGACGGTATAGAATTTACTGTGAAAAATCTATCAGGAAATGAACAATATGAGAATCTCTGTAATGAATTGCAAAAATATTATACTGATATACAAGTCCGTAAGTTCCTTTACGAAAACATGGCTGCCAGACTCCCGCTGCAAAGTGGCTTAGTTCAATAG